From the genome of Medicago truncatula cultivar Jemalong A17 chromosome 2, MtrunA17r5.0-ANR, whole genome shotgun sequence:
ATCCAAGCCCACTTCCAACACGTGTGGCCCATCCAAATAAGCTAGTAGCCAATGCTGTGAGTTGAACAAACAATATTGTTGTACTAGGTAGAAATATTGGAGACTCATTGAAACTAAACCTACCATTATTAGATGATTGGTCTATTTTCTGTGTTATTTCAAAGACAGGTTCAGATATTCGTAATAACTTAAGTAAAATGGCTAAAAATCCGAAAAACCAAGCACTCATTGTTGTAATTCTCATCATCTTCTGATTGTTCCACCATGTTCTAATTGACAATCCTGTTTTTAAGCTCTCTGATATAGTAGATATATTGTATGTCACAAACAAAGCAGCATGTATCCATAGTTTCTgtaaaattcatcatttatacAACCGTTAGTGAAAAGAGCAGTAAATTAGTTatttaatataagaaaatatacaaTGTTTTTTAgtgatataataaaaaaagatgataCACTAGctatatgaaataataataataaaaaatgcagAGAAGAATTGATCAAGTAAATATTATGTTGCTAAATCTTGTTCCATACAAGCACATTTTGGTTCAACATTATACAAGCACTTCTTGTATTCGTTTTTTTTCATTACTTTCTTCTTGATATTTTAGTTAGCAAACTAGAATAGTGTAGTATGTAATTATAATCTTGGGTTCAAATGCATGTAATATCTTAATGATAAATAGTTATGTTCAGTTTGAATTTGTTATGAGTTCAAAATAGAGTTGGTAACATGTATTTATGTTTTGTACTCACCTCAGGCAAAAAGTTGGAGTTAGTGAGAATGCAATAGGCAGGTAGAGCAGCATAACAGATTTCAGGGACCGATCTTAATGCCCAACTTAAGATCCAAAAATACCCAAGAGCCTCTCTAAATTGGAGCTTACCATAGAGAAAGCCCAAAAATGGATTGTGCTTGCTGAGTAGAATATCAAACAACCCTGAGGCCCATCTTTTCTGTTGGATCATACTTACTATGTTATCTTGAGGTGAGCAACCCATAAAGGCCAATGGATCTGGTGAACACATTTCAGATCTCCATCCTCTTGTATGAATGTCCAACCCAGTAAGTACATCCTCTGACGTTGATCCATATATCCAACCCAcctaatattttcaaaaaagactagaagattatatatttttacctAAGTTAATGCatattattacataaaaaagtTAATCCATAGTATGAGCATTTTAGATCATCTTATGAAAAGCTTACAAACGTCCATGAATTTTGAGAGATTatattgaagaaattaaataagACGTGCCTTTGGATATATTGTCTATGTTGCTTACCTGTTTGCCCCAGGCAGTGCCGTATTCATATGTGCAACTAGCAACTTTTTTTGCAGTCTCAAGAGTGTTACAGAGGTTATCAATACGAGTAAATGTTTTCCCTTCTAAAGCATGAGTAGCTGATTCAATAAATCTCTTTGAAGTTCCAAATACCACTTCCATCtctaaaaaattcaacaaaagaaaatgcATCAAGTAATTAAGTTGATTATTTTGTCTAAACCTTCAATTTTTAAAGGACAAATGTTTTTACTATACAATCTTGTCATGAGGTAAATAAAGTGTGTTCATATATTATTTCAACTAAGAATCAAATTTAGGATTTCTCAAATAATTTGACGCTATCTAAAGCAGATTAACCATTTGTATCCAACCACTTGGttgataaaattgtaatttagATGTTTGCAGTTATAATttcttgatttgtttttatataaaattattatgcAAAGATatcacatgataaaaataacatcCCAACTATGCTGATATCACAAAACTATCACCTATCATTTACATGAttctaataaaattattaaaaaagataaataaacaaagaaaaatgtaatttattttcttgaaattaaaaattCCTAATATTTTCAAACTAAATTTTAACCATAtgtagtactttttttttatatggaatCATATGGAGTACTTAGAAATAACAAGTTTCAAAATCATCTctattatagtaattttttcttttcaaatgcgTGCAGCCGCGCGCACAcacatatgaaaaaaaaacaataaagataacAAAGAATGATTgtagaataataaataataaatatacatgTAGTTAATATAAATTACCGTTGACAACATCATCAcccttctttctattttgaatgtCGTCATGATCAGGAGAAAGGCCATAAATTACTTTTCTTCTATGGAAGCAATTTGTTCCTGCGTATAGCATCCCTTGAAGTCCTCCAAATCCTCCCCCCAAGTACTATATtggacaaaataattaaaaaagttattccCAAAAAAAGTTTCTTTATAGACTAACATGTACACTTTATTAATGTTTTCAACTTCATGCAAATGTTTCCAAACAAGAAAATTTCACTCACCACAAACAATGCCACAAGCTGATTTCCAAAAGGATCGTCTTTTAGACCATCATAGAATTGTTGGGGACATTGAACAAATGCAACTTCCTTTTCCCCTTTTGAATCTAACAAAATGCACAAGGCGTGTAGAGCAATCTTAGGATTGTTCACGTGCATGTCACAATCTAAGTTCAATATGAAAGGAGCATTTGTCATCATTCCAGAGACTCTTGTCTGTTCATTATACAAATGATAGAAATTTcagattaaaaaattaaaagcattagttttattctcttttaatCACAAGAGACATACTTAGAAGTTGGATGTTCATATGTGATATTTCAATatgaatttaaataattatatatggTTGATTACGATTTATTGACAATGTGCTTTTTGTAGTGACAATATAAGAAAATTATTGTCCAAtatcacatttttttcattgttaaatATTTCATAACACACTTATATTGACACAATTGCATTCAAGgaattgaaaacaaaacaaaaaacttactAGCACATTCATAGCACCAGCCTTGTATTGATGCGGATGATCTAACTTTTTCTCTCTAGATATGTAGATTATGTGAGGCAAAGCATCTAGAAGATTTTCCTTATTCTCCCATATCACCTACCAacacaaagaaaacaattatgtTATGATGCATGCATCATTTACATATTTTGGCCGCAAGGAAGTTGTATTTTTAAGATTAGagaaaatcacaaaatttaTCCATGGAAAATTATCTTGTTCTTCTCAAAGATGTCATGATTAGCTTATGAAATacttttttgtttcctttttttaaaacatcatttctaaaattgaatctttatttaaataattttttggggTGATCCATTGGGTTAGATGATATCAGGTGTGTCTTACAttcattgaaaatatttaaaatttagtgTTTGGTTGGTTGGATATTAGTTGTGTCATGCAAAATAGTTTGATGGAACATGCTCAATCATCTTTGTAGTCTATGTTTAAATCATAAGTATATTGTAAAATGTTATATTTAGTTTGTATATATTGTGTTTGAACTATTTGGAAAGCTCCGAATGAAAGATTTTTCAACAAAAGAAGCTTGTTATGGAATAATTCTGGtattaaatctaaaaataattgtCATGACAGTGGCTTAAgataaatatcaaataattcaaGGTTGATTTACATCAATAGTAGATAAATCATATTATGTGCTTGACATGAAAGTTGTGCTTTATTAAAATTGGTAGTAGGGTTTGTTTTGAGGTGGAGTTAGTTTGTTCTTTGGTTTGTAATTTACTAGTTTTTATCTTTCACACATCTGCCTTGAAtactttttattaatattttttcttcttattaaataaaaaactttacttGATATGTACCTTGATTatggttgaatgatttttatgatttgTGCTTGAGAAAATAGCGAACTCTCCTACAAGAGGAAGTGGATTTTGTGATGCATTCTCAATTTTACTTTTGAGGTACCCGTATTCCTCCTGCAAATAAAGACAACAAAAATTTCATGAGATGGTAATAAAAATTTCATCTACTCGACTCTTGTAAAATTTGTTCATCAGAATAGTGTTAAAAGAGTTCGTAAAACAGgtgtcccttaaaaaaaaaagaatgagttTGATTTCTAAAGTCTATCTATTAGAAAGATAGCACAATCCCATATAAAAAAACATAGGTTTCCTTGTTGACGAGATGATTAGTTCCATAGCAGGTTCAAATATTTTTAGTCGTGAGGTACGTTGAAACGCCTAATGTGTCACATATTATGATTAgtcagaagaaaaaaacttcatGAACGCAATAAAAATGTACCCCTTTAAATAAAAcaagttttaaaacaaaaatttcagatATGAATATTATCCTAATGAATTCACCtctcaacaaaatcaaatttaaaaaatcatatgcTAGCAAATTACCTTCATTCTTAACCATTCTTGATAAAATTCTGGCGACTCTTCTATGTTGCTTACAGCATTCTCATCACAAAAGTACCTAAAAGGTGCTCTAACTTGCACATTGTATTTCTTACAAAAAGGTACCCAAAGCTTAGCAAATTTAGAGGCTTCCACAAGGGCATAAAAGGTAAGAGGTGAACATCCATCATCAGAAACATAGCATGCTAGCTTGTTTGCTGGATAATCAAGTGCCAACAATGACAACACTGTATTCACTGTGATTATTGGTGGTTCTAGCCCTGGATCTGCCGTTGTCACAAACAAGTCCAATGCTGGTAGTTCATGTTCcctataatgaaaaaaaattgtaagcaccacaattaataattaaataataaataatactagGACTCttgatttaataattaattagacATTAGAAACAAAGATTAGAAAGAAATTACTGAAAGCATAACAacatgaaaattgctcttctcccttttaaaATTGCTCATTTCCTTGACTAAGGAGTTAACTTACGCTGGACACTTTTCAGCAGTAGTTAACTCACATTGACACTTTTTAAATCGGGTCAACCATTTTTAAAAGTGTCAACGTgtgttaactaccgctgaaaaATGCCGAACGTGAGTTAACTTCTGCTGCGTCAAGATAATGAACAATTTTGAAAGGGAGAAAAGTAATTTTCTAACAATATACCTAAGCAAGAGACGGTCTAGGTGGGTTATGGTATATGCAGGAGTCCATTTGGTGCTCATGGTGACAACCCAAATGAAGGTGAACCATGACTCACAAAGAAATGCAACAAGCCAAGGGAAGGGATAATTGTTGATATATAATATACGGTAACCGAGAAGCAAGAGAAGGAAGAGCAAAGTGAAGGAATCCATCACTCTTGAAAATGTgtatttcaacaaaaatttatCATAGAGAGGGAGAGGGTTTTGATTGGCCATGTTGAACTCAAACAGAGAAAACAAAACAGAGCCTTCTTTATTGGTTGCAACTCAGAGCCGGACATACATTTATAATAAAACCTACTCACTCGTCCCTTGGTTTTAAAacaatattgtttttaaaataactgttgcattttcctttttaatataatattaattatttttttctatttataactctaattaatattactttcatcacTTTCAGTTCATAATAtttcactttacatttatgataatggaTAATACACCAATACACacataaaactatttttctttggtaaatgttaacttgtgcccttaagacATAAGTTAAGTAATCAAATGTAGAAGTTTTTATttggaaattgtgtattcaatgtcttaaaaatctcaaaagatataattttaatataaaacttattttttatttccattttaaactcctaagggcacaagttaacatgactctttttctttttctttcacttaTATATTTGTCTTAATATGTATGAAATGAACAAATGACTTACTTAGATGCAGCAAGTAATTCTTATTAGATGAGAATTTCTACTCATAGCCATACATTTATAATAAGACCAACCTCTTATTAGATGAGAATTTCTATGGTACATGTGCAAAAGTAACATATTCGAAAGCGATAGTCTTtggattttttaaaagagttaTTAAATACCATctacatattttaataattaaatattattcaCAAAATTTTATAGCAAAACGTTAGGGTCTCTTTCGTAGGTTGGAGGGGGTAACTAAAAGAAATCGAAGATTGGCATACAAAGGGTTAAACATTACTAAAAGACAGAAACTTTTTTTGtagtttaaataaattaatagatttgattttttttaaaaatcatatagaCAAAAGAATCATTTTGGCACggagtataaaaaataaataagaaaccATGTGAGTACTGAGTGATGATGGAGCTAAGGCATTATGTGTAATTTGGATGGATGCTTCGTTTGTGGTTTCTGGTCTAGTTTGGGATGGTGTACACAATTGTTTTTACTTAGCTTTCGATAAATCTTAGAGAGGTTGAAGGACAAAGGCTCCATGattattattgaaattgaatttaatCTCTCTCTATACTCCATTTTACTCTTGCATACTAGATAAAACCTTATTTCTCTTTTAGCTTAGTGTTGTAGCATTCCTAGAGgcttttagtttt
Proteins encoded in this window:
- the LOC11417352 gene encoding cellulose synthase-like protein H1; its protein translation is MANQNPLPLYDKFLLKYTFSRVMDSFTLLFLLLLLGYRILYINNYPFPWLVAFLCESWFTFIWVVTMSTKWTPAYTITHLDRLLLREHELPALDLFVTTADPGLEPPIITVNTVLSLLALDYPANKLACYVSDDGCSPLTFYALVEASKFAKLWVPFCKKYNVQVRAPFRYFCDENAVSNIEESPEFYQEWLRMKEEYGYLKSKIENASQNPLPLVGEFAIFSSTNHKNHSTIIKVIWENKENLLDALPHIIYISREKKLDHPHQYKAGAMNVLTRVSGMMTNAPFILNLDCDMHVNNPKIALHALCILLDSKGEKEVAFVQCPQQFYDGLKDDPFGNQLVALFVYLGGGFGGLQGMLYAGTNCFHRRKVIYGLSPDHDDIQNRKKGDDVVNEMEVVFGTSKRFIESATHALEGKTFTRIDNLCNTLETAKKVASCTYEYGTAWGKQVGWIYGSTSEDVLTGLDIHTRGWRSEMCSPDPLAFMGCSPQDNIVSMIQQKRWASGLFDILLSKHNPFLGFLYGKLQFREALGYFWILSWALRSVPEICYAALPAYCILTNSNFLPEKLWIHAALFVTYNISTISESLKTGLSIRTWWNNQKMMRITTMSAWFFGFLAILLKLLRISEPVFEITQKIDQSSNNGRFSFNESPIFLPSTTILFVQLTALATSLFGWATRVGSGLGYGPGEVFCSAYLVACYLPFFKGLFGTGKHGIPLSIIFKSVMLAFLFVYSCKLTITY